The Streptomyces bacillaris sequence CACGGCCGACGAGGTCCGCACCTACCCGCTGCACCGGATCACGGGGGTGGCGGAGCTGGCGGAGGAGGGGGAGGGGTAGGGGTAGGGGCGGCCGCACCTCGTCGGCAGGCGGGCCCGTCTGCGATGCTGCGGCCATGTCCTCTTCCGACCCGAACCCCGAGCCCGTCTCGCCCGAGCCGCCCGCCGCGCCCATGCGGCCGCTGCTCACGCAGTCCTGGCTGGATCTGGCGTTCCTGCACTGGGCGGTCGACCCGGAGGCCGTGGCGCCGCTGTTGCCGCGGGGCACCGTGCCCGACACCTTCGACGGAACGACGACGTACGTGGGGCTCGTGGCGTTCCGGATGCACCGGGTCGGGGTGCTCGGGCTGCCGGGGGTGCCGTATCTGGGGTCCTTTCCGGAGACCAACGTCCGGCTGTACTCGGTGGACGGGCGCGGGCGGCGGGCCGTGGTCTTCCGGTCGCTCGACGCCTCGCGGCTGATTCCCGTGCTCGTGGGGCGGGCCGCGGTCCGGTTGCCGTACGTGTGGGCGCGGATGGGGGTCGAGCGGGCCGGGGACACCCTCACGTACACGAGTACGCGGCGGTGGCCCGGGCCCCGGGGGGCGCGGAGCCGGATCGTGCTGCGGGCGGGGGACGTGATCGGGGAACCGACTCCCCTGGAGCACTTCCTGACTGCCCGTTGGGCCCTGCACACCTCGCTCCTCGGGCGGACCGCCTATCTGCCCAACGTCCACCCCCGGTGGCCCCTGCACCGGGCGGAGCTGCTGGAGTGCGACGAGGACCTGGTGGTGGCGGGAGGGCTGCCCGCGCCGGTCGGGGAGCCGGTGAGCGTGCTGTACTCGCCCGGCGTCCCCGTGCGGTTCGGGCCGCAGCGGCGCGGGCGCTGAGACCGGCTCAGCGGCTCTGCCAGGAACGTTCCAGCAGGTGCTTGACCCGGCGGAGGTCCCCTCGCTCCGTGCGCGTGATCACCGCCGCGATCACCGGGCGCAGGAGGCGGTCGCTCCCCGTCAGGGTCACGCGCTTGACGACGTCCACCCGGCAGGACGCCTCGCCCGTCGCGGTCACCGCGCGGCTGCCGTCCGCCGTCGCACCCTCCGCCACCCGCCAGGCGAAGGAGTGGCCCTCGCGGACGTCCGCGACCTCGACCACGCTCTCCACCACCCGGCCCAGCACGCGCAGGGTCTCCTCCACCCGGGCCCCGTCGCGCACCGGGCCCGGCGGGGTCTGGGCCATCTTCTCGAGGCCGGAGCGCCACTCCAGGTCATTGGCGTAGACGTGGAGGAAATCCCATACGAACCCGGCGGGGGCCTGCACGACGGCCGAGGAACGCACAGCTATGGGCTTCATCAGAGAGCGCCTTTCCGAGCACCTTGCACCTGCGCGACGTAGTTAACCAGTTGACCATATACCGGTTAGCGACTGCGCTACCATCGCCGCATGGCCGATCGACACGGGGCTCCCCCCGACTTCGCCGACATCGCCGTCGCCCACTGGGAGCGCGAGCGGCCCGATCTCGACTTCACCGCCATGGGCACGCTCGCCCGCTTCGCCCGTCTCCACATCGCCGGGAGCCGCCGGGTGGAGGCGGTCTTCGCCGCGTACGGTCTGGACCGCGGGGAGTTCGACGTCCTGGCCAGCCTCCGCCGTACGGGCGCTCCGCACGAGATGCCGCCCTCGCAGCTCGCGGAGATCCTCCTCATCACCCGCGCCGGGATGACCAAGCGCGTGGACCGCCTGGAGGCGCGCGGTCTCGTCAGTCGGCGTGCCGATCCCGAGGACCGCCGCAGCCTGCGGATCGGCCTCACGCCCGAGGGGTTCGCCCTCGTCGACGCCGCCGTCACCGAGCACGCCGCCAACGAGAACCGTCTCCTCGGGCTGCTCACCGAGGACGAGGCGCGCGCCTTCGACGCGACCCTGCGCAAGCTGCTGGCCGCCGTCGAAGGGCACCCGCCGCAGCCGGAGCAGCTGAAGCAGTTGGAGCAGCCGGGGTGAGCCGAGAGGCCCGGGGGAGAGAGATCACAGCCGGGCGAAAGGGCGGCAAGGTAGAATCTTCTGTTCGCGTGAGCGTCCGACGACGACCGAACGTCCGACGTAGCCGGCAGTGCGCACCCCGGCTCCCCACGGGACCTTCCCACTTCCGGAGGTACATGTGTCCTGCCTGATCGTCCAGAGCGACAAGACGCTCCTTCTGGAGGTCGACCACGAGCTGGCCGAGGCCTGCCGCCGGGCCATCGCCCCCTTCGCGGAGCTGGAGCGTGCGCCCGAGCACATCCACACCTACCGGGTCACCCCGCTCGGCCTCTGGAACGCCCGCGCCGCCGGGCACGACGCCGAGCAGGTCGTCGACGCGCTCGTCGAGTACTCCCGCTACCCCGTGCCGCACGCGCTCCTGGTCGACATCGCGGAGACCATGGCCCGCTACGGGCGGCTCACCCTCTCCAAACACCCCGTGCACGGGCTCG is a genomic window containing:
- a CDS encoding YqjF family protein, with the translated sequence MSSSDPNPEPVSPEPPAAPMRPLLTQSWLDLAFLHWAVDPEAVAPLLPRGTVPDTFDGTTTYVGLVAFRMHRVGVLGLPGVPYLGSFPETNVRLYSVDGRGRRAVVFRSLDASRLIPVLVGRAAVRLPYVWARMGVERAGDTLTYTSTRRWPGPRGARSRIVLRAGDVIGEPTPLEHFLTARWALHTSLLGRTAYLPNVHPRWPLHRAELLECDEDLVVAGGLPAPVGEPVSVLYSPGVPVRFGPQRRGR
- a CDS encoding SRPBCC family protein, with amino-acid sequence MKPIAVRSSAVVQAPAGFVWDFLHVYANDLEWRSGLEKMAQTPPGPVRDGARVEETLRVLGRVVESVVEVADVREGHSFAWRVAEGATADGSRAVTATGEASCRVDVVKRVTLTGSDRLLRPVIAAVITRTERGDLRRVKHLLERSWQSR
- a CDS encoding MarR family winged helix-turn-helix transcriptional regulator, whose amino-acid sequence is MADRHGAPPDFADIAVAHWERERPDLDFTAMGTLARFARLHIAGSRRVEAVFAAYGLDRGEFDVLASLRRTGAPHEMPPSQLAEILLITRAGMTKRVDRLEARGLVSRRADPEDRRSLRIGLTPEGFALVDAAVTEHAANENRLLGLLTEDEARAFDATLRKLLAAVEGHPPQPEQLKQLEQPG